The Acetivibrio saccincola genome window below encodes:
- the murG gene encoding undecaprenyldiphospho-muramoylpentapeptide beta-N-acetylglucosaminyltransferase, which translates to MRVLISGGGTAGHINPAISIAKHIMKKNNQAEILFVGTEKGLEAKLVPRENFYLETIKVRGFKRKLSLDTLVTVKELFQGLVEARKIIKDYKPDIVIGTGGYVCGPVVFNAAKMKIPTLIHEQNAFPGVTNRILSRFVDRVAISFKEAENYFKKKEKVVFTGNPLRSEMLEVDKAASRQKLKIKKDEFFVVIFGGSRGAEKINQEVSELIKAYGRKIDFKLLFATGERQYEKIYESLKKYLTENINIVPYIYDMANVMAASDLVVARAGAMTLSELTALKIPSILIPSPYVTANHQEHNARALEEKGAAIVILEKDLTSDILYKQILSLAQDKNTLKKMSSNAGKLAITDAADKIYTIVSEITNKK; encoded by the coding sequence TTGAGAGTACTTATAAGCGGGGGAGGAACTGCAGGGCATATAAACCCTGCCATTTCCATTGCAAAACATATAATGAAAAAAAACAACCAGGCGGAAATTTTATTTGTGGGAACGGAAAAAGGTCTTGAAGCAAAACTGGTTCCTAGGGAAAATTTTTATTTAGAAACCATAAAGGTGAGGGGATTTAAGAGAAAACTTTCTTTAGATACCCTTGTTACGGTAAAGGAACTGTTTCAAGGACTTGTTGAAGCAAGGAAAATAATAAAGGATTATAAACCTGATATTGTCATTGGTACAGGTGGGTATGTATGTGGTCCTGTGGTATTTAATGCTGCAAAGATGAAAATCCCTACGTTAATTCATGAGCAAAATGCATTTCCAGGGGTGACAAACAGAATTTTATCAAGGTTTGTTGACAGGGTAGCAATTAGTTTTAAGGAGGCGGAAAACTACTTCAAAAAAAAAGAAAAGGTTGTATTTACAGGAAATCCTTTAAGAAGTGAAATGCTTGAAGTAGATAAAGCTGCATCCCGCCAAAAGCTTAAAATCAAAAAGGATGAATTTTTTGTAGTGATATTTGGGGGAAGCAGAGGAGCGGAAAAAATAAACCAGGAAGTATCAGAACTTATTAAAGCATATGGAAGAAAAATTGATTTTAAGCTGTTATTTGCAACAGGTGAAAGACAATATGAAAAAATATACGAAAGCCTTAAAAAGTACCTGACAGAAAATATAAATATAGTACCCTATATTTATGATATGGCAAATGTTATGGCTGCTTCAGATTTAGTTGTAGCAAGGGCAGGGGCAATGACATTAAGTGAACTTACTGCACTTAAAATTCCTTCAATACTAATCCCGTCCCCGTATGTTACGGCAAATCACCAGGAACATAATGCCAGGGCTTTAGAAGAAAAAGGGGCGGCAATTGTTATATTGGAAAAAGACCTTACGTCTGATATATTATATAAACAGATATTGAGTTTAGCTCAGGATAAAAACACCTTAAAGAAGATGTCTTCTAATGCAGGGAAGCTTGCTATAACCGATGCGGCAGATAAAATTTATACAATTGTAAGTGAGATTACCAATAAAAAATAG
- the spoVE gene encoding stage V sporulation protein E, producing MMNSKKPFDFLIFMTVLLLLSLGTIMVFSSGAPHAYHHMQGDTYHFLKRQLVYLPIGLFAMFVTMNIDYRKLGKLSPLLLIGSIGLLVLVLVPGIGAVYNGARRWINIGGQTVQPSEFAKLAVILFFSHSLSKRREKLKYFFRGLFPYLILLGIFAALLMKQPHLSATLVICSVAAIILFCAGAKIRHFVLLGVPAVAGVFALVITSPYRYKRLVSFLDPWSDPQGGGWQVVQSLYAIGSGGLFGRGLGKSLQKFLYIPEPYNDFILAVLAEELGFIGVFTVLLLFLIFIWRGIKISINAPDVFGCLLAAGITSLIAVQVIINVAVVTSSMPVTGMPLPFFSYGGTSLVFLLSGIGILLNISKHSNYDRV from the coding sequence ATGATGAATTCTAAAAAACCATTTGATTTTTTAATATTTATGACGGTTTTACTGCTTCTGTCATTAGGAACGATAATGGTGTTTAGCTCAGGTGCTCCACATGCCTACCACCATATGCAGGGGGATACCTACCACTTTTTGAAAAGACAGCTGGTTTATCTTCCCATAGGACTTTTTGCAATGTTTGTGACTATGAATATTGACTATAGAAAGCTTGGGAAACTTTCACCCCTTTTATTAATTGGAAGTATAGGTCTTCTTGTTCTTGTACTTGTTCCGGGGATAGGTGCTGTATACAATGGGGCAAGAAGATGGATTAATATCGGTGGGCAGACTGTTCAGCCTTCTGAATTTGCAAAGCTTGCTGTTATACTGTTTTTCTCGCATAGCCTTTCTAAAAGAAGGGAAAAATTAAAATATTTTTTCAGAGGGCTGTTTCCATATCTTATTTTACTTGGTATATTTGCCGCTTTGTTGATGAAGCAGCCTCACCTTAGTGCTACCCTTGTAATTTGTTCAGTTGCAGCAATAATACTCTTTTGTGCAGGTGCTAAAATCAGGCATTTTGTTTTATTGGGTGTTCCTGCCGTAGCCGGTGTTTTTGCACTGGTGATAACATCCCCGTACAGATATAAAAGACTTGTTTCCTTTTTAGACCCTTGGTCGGATCCCCAAGGCGGAGGGTGGCAGGTTGTTCAATCCCTTTATGCTATAGGGTCAGGTGGTCTTTTTGGAAGAGGCCTTGGGAAGAGTTTGCAGAAATTTTTATACATCCCGGAGCCTTACAATGACTTTATTTTGGCAGTTTTAGCCGAGGAACTGGGGTTTATAGGAGTTTTTACCGTTTTACTTTTATTTTTGATATTCATTTGGAGGGGAATAAAGATTTCGATAAATGCTCCGGATGTTTTTGGATGTTTGTTGGCTGCGGGGATTACTTCATTAATAGCTGTACAGGTTATAATTAATGTGGCTGTTGTTACATCTTCTATGCCTGTAACAGGAATGCCTCTTCCCTTTTTTAGTTATGGGGGAACATCCCTTGTATTTTTACTAAGCGGGATTGGCATTTTGCTAAACATATCAAAGCATTCAAATTATGACAGGGTTTGA
- the mraY gene encoding phospho-N-acetylmuramoyl-pentapeptide-transferase produces MKLNFILTRLSTHVIFFILTFIFSIILGPVFIPLLTKLKFGQTVRDDGPKSHYKKMGTPTMGGVIFLIPVLIMSLYYGIKNTEILPLAFVTIGFGLVGFIDDFIKVVKKRKDGLYWKQKMLGLLLVAVSFSFYIYYKGIGTEIIIPFLGIDRTINLGWFFIPFTVLVLISATNSVNITDGLDGLAAGVTLIITVFFTIVATASNEWEHVKIFSSIVSGGCLGFLAFNAHPARVFMGDTGSLALGGAVGAISIAMNMPLILIIVGGIYVVESLSVLLQVSYFKMTGRRILKMAPIHHHFELSGWKETKVVMVFYIITIILCVLGFFAL; encoded by the coding sequence ATGAAATTGAATTTTATACTTACCAGGTTGTCAACCCATGTGATTTTTTTTATCCTGACTTTTATTTTTTCTATTATTTTAGGACCTGTATTTATACCTTTATTGACAAAATTAAAATTTGGTCAGACAGTAAGGGATGACGGACCTAAAAGCCACTACAAAAAAATGGGGACTCCTACTATGGGGGGAGTGATTTTTTTAATACCTGTTTTGATAATGTCACTTTATTATGGGATAAAAAATACTGAAATATTACCCCTTGCATTCGTTACCATTGGATTTGGATTGGTAGGTTTTATTGATGATTTTATAAAAGTTGTAAAAAAGAGAAAAGACGGTCTTTATTGGAAACAAAAAATGCTGGGGTTATTATTGGTTGCTGTTAGTTTTTCTTTTTATATTTACTATAAAGGGATAGGTACTGAAATTATAATACCCTTTTTAGGAATTGACAGAACCATAAATTTGGGATGGTTTTTCATACCATTTACAGTGCTGGTGCTGATATCAGCTACAAATTCCGTAAATATCACCGATGGTTTGGACGGTCTTGCAGCAGGTGTGACTTTGATAATAACGGTATTTTTTACTATAGTTGCTACAGCAAGTAATGAGTGGGAGCATGTTAAAATATTTTCTTCCATTGTATCAGGAGGCTGCTTGGGATTTTTAGCATTTAACGCCCATCCTGCCAGGGTCTTTATGGGGGATACAGGGTCGCTGGCATTAGGGGGGGCAGTGGGTGCTATTTCAATTGCAATGAATATGCCTCTTATATTAATTATTGTCGGAGGTATTTATGTAGTAGAGTCATTATCTGTGCTGTTGCAGGTATCCTATTTTAAAATGACAGGAAGAAGGATATTAAAGATGGCTCCTATACACCATCATTTTGAGCTTTCAGGCTGGAAGGAAACAAAAGTAGTTATGGTATTTTATATTATTACAATTATTTTATGTGTCCTTGGTTTTTTTGCTTTGTAA
- a CDS encoding UDP-N-acetylmuramoyl-tripeptide--D-alanyl-D-alanine ligase — translation MQQLKCAEILNATEGKLLSGRDDSTFSGISTDSRNIKEGDLFIPLKGERFDGHDYVEEALAKGAFGALTEKDIEPDGEKVIIKVDDTLKALRLIAAFYRSKFNIPFIGITGSVGKTSTKEMVWSVLSKKFNVLKNQGNFNNEIGVPLTIFRLEPFHEAAVVEMGMNNLGEISRLTSMVKPDIAIITNIGVSHIENLGSKKNILRAKMEILEGLNKKGLVILNGDDNLLFGLKGLLNFRTVFYGFEEGLDYQAYNVRSLGEKGSVFEIEINKKEYEVKVPVPGIHNIYNALASIAAGVELMIPEEDIIKGIEEFSPAKMRLDIINSNGIKVINDAYNASPQSMEAALVVLKEVSSGQRSIAVLGDMYELGEMTEEAHIHIGKFAAEQGIDYIIAVGDNAKSICKGALSMGVDKERVLKFENNKETSKFLGSFIKEGDVILVKGSRGMKMEEIVNKLTS, via the coding sequence ATGCAGCAATTAAAATGTGCAGAAATACTTAATGCTACAGAAGGAAAACTGTTATCAGGAAGGGATGATAGCACTTTTAGCGGAATTTCTACAGATTCAAGAAATATTAAAGAGGGGGATTTATTTATTCCTCTTAAAGGAGAGAGGTTTGACGGCCATGATTATGTAGAAGAGGCTTTAGCTAAAGGTGCATTTGGTGCTTTAACTGAGAAGGATATAGAACCGGATGGGGAAAAAGTTATAATTAAAGTTGACGATACATTAAAGGCACTAAGACTTATAGCAGCTTTCTACAGATCAAAGTTTAACATCCCCTTTATAGGTATTACCGGAAGTGTAGGAAAAACAAGCACTAAAGAAATGGTGTGGAGTGTACTTAGTAAAAAATTCAATGTATTAAAAAACCAGGGAAATTTCAATAATGAAATAGGTGTACCTTTGACGATATTTAGATTAGAGCCCTTTCATGAGGCGGCTGTAGTTGAAATGGGAATGAACAATTTAGGAGAAATAAGCCGTCTTACATCAATGGTAAAGCCTGACATTGCCATAATAACCAATATCGGGGTATCCCATATTGAAAATTTAGGCTCTAAAAAAAATATTTTAAGGGCAAAGATGGAGATTTTAGAGGGCTTAAATAAAAAAGGATTGGTAATACTTAATGGTGATGATAATTTATTATTTGGACTAAAGGGTCTTCTAAATTTCAGGACTGTTTTTTATGGATTTGAAGAAGGTTTAGACTACCAGGCATATAATGTCAGGTCATTAGGAGAGAAGGGTTCGGTATTTGAAATTGAAATTAATAAAAAAGAATATGAAGTAAAAGTCCCGGTACCCGGGATACATAATATTTATAATGCCTTGGCTTCCATAGCGGCGGGGGTTGAACTTATGATACCTGAGGAAGATATAATAAAGGGAATAGAAGAGTTTAGTCCTGCTAAAATGAGGCTTGATATAATTAATAGTAATGGTATAAAAGTAATTAATGATGCCTATAATGCAAGTCCTCAGTCAATGGAGGCGGCATTGGTTGTTTTAAAGGAAGTATCCTCAGGACAAAGGTCAATTGCTGTTTTGGGGGATATGTATGAATTGGGGGAAATGACGGAGGAGGCACATATTCATATTGGGAAATTTGCAGCAGAACAGGGAATAGATTATATTATAGCAGTAGGGGATAATGCAAAAAGCATTTGTAAAGGTGCACTTTCCATGGGTGTGGATAAGGAAAGGGTTTTAAAATTTGAAAACAATAAAGAGACAAGTAAGTTTTTGGGAAGTTTTATTAAAGAAGGTGATGTAATTTTGGTTAAAGGTTCACGGGGAATGAAAATGGAAGAAATAGTAAATAAATTGACATCTTAA
- a CDS encoding UDP-N-acetylmuramoyl-L-alanyl-D-glutamate--2,6-diaminopimelate ligase, which produces MLLKDIVKGLDIAGIIGDTDIEIKDIVYDSRKAKEGSLFVCIDGFKTDGHKFVPQALENGTKAFLVQKDIEVPEGTTVVRVRDTRYGLAHVAANFYNHPSKKFNLIGITGTKGKTTSTYMVKSILDVYGHKTGLIGTISNKIGEETLPADRTTPESSDLQQLFDEMVQKDVKSVVMEVSSHALELYRVALSDFDIGVFTNLSKDHLDFHETYENYLNAKVKLFEMCKKGLVNIDNEYGKEVLKRAECEVYTIGIDNDADIKAVDIIKHPDRVSFKVITPWFTGDVEVNIPGKFSVYNALAAIGSCALIGVPFEYIKEGLKKVVVPGRAEVVNINKDYTVIIDYAHTPDSLENILTTIKEYAKGRVVCVFGCGGDRDRSKRADMGRISGELADFTIITSDNPRTENPEKIIEDIEKGIKDTNAEYIKIIDRREAIRYALLNAKADDVILLAGKGHETYIILEDKTIHFDEREVVKEILRE; this is translated from the coding sequence ATGCTACTGAAAGATATTGTTAAAGGATTGGATATTGCAGGGATAATAGGGGATACTGATATTGAAATTAAAGATATTGTTTATGATTCCAGGAAGGCTAAGGAAGGTTCTTTATTTGTCTGTATAGACGGGTTTAAAACCGACGGGCACAAATTTGTGCCCCAGGCACTGGAAAATGGGACAAAGGCCTTTTTGGTTCAAAAGGATATAGAGGTGCCGGAAGGTACTACTGTGGTAAGGGTAAGGGACACAAGATACGGGCTGGCTCATGTAGCGGCAAATTTTTATAATCACCCTTCAAAGAAGTTTAATTTAATTGGAATTACCGGAACAAAGGGAAAGACAACCAGCACATATATGGTAAAGTCAATTCTTGATGTTTACGGGCACAAAACCGGACTTATTGGGACGATATCCAACAAAATAGGGGAAGAGACTCTCCCGGCAGACAGGACCACACCGGAAAGCAGCGATTTACAGCAGCTTTTTGATGAAATGGTTCAAAAGGATGTTAAGAGTGTGGTGATGGAAGTGTCATCCCATGCATTAGAGCTTTATAGGGTGGCATTAAGTGATTTTGATATAGGTGTTTTTACAAATCTCTCAAAGGACCATTTGGATTTTCATGAAACTTATGAAAATTACTTAAATGCAAAAGTTAAATTGTTTGAAATGTGTAAAAAAGGTCTTGTTAATATAGATAATGAATATGGAAAAGAGGTTTTAAAAAGGGCAGAGTGTGAAGTTTATACCATAGGAATTGACAATGATGCGGATATAAAGGCTGTTGATATTATAAAGCACCCTGACAGGGTAAGTTTTAAAGTTATTACCCCATGGTTTACAGGGGATGTGGAGGTAAATATACCTGGAAAATTCAGCGTATATAATGCATTAGCTGCCATAGGAAGCTGTGCCCTTATTGGAGTTCCCTTTGAATACATAAAGGAAGGTTTAAAGAAAGTTGTAGTTCCGGGGCGGGCTGAAGTGGTAAATATAAACAAGGATTATACAGTTATCATTGACTACGCCCATACCCCTGATAGCTTAGAAAATATCCTTACAACCATAAAAGAGTATGCCAAAGGCAGGGTGGTATGTGTCTTTGGGTGCGGAGGGGACAGGGACAGGAGCAAAAGAGCTGATATGGGAAGGATTTCAGGTGAACTTGCAGATTTTACGATAATTACTTCTGACAACCCGAGGACAGAGAATCCGGAAAAGATAATTGAAGATATAGAAAAAGGCATAAAAGACACAAATGCTGAATATATAAAAATTATAGACAGACGTGAGGCGATAAGGTATGCCCTTTTAAATGCAAAGGCAGATGATGTTATTTTGCTTGCCGGCAAAGGGCATGAAACATACATAATACTAGAGGATAAAACCATTCATTTTGATGAGAGGGAAGTAGTAAAGGAAATACTTAGAGAGTAA
- a CDS encoding PASTA domain-containing penicillin-binding protein codes for MNGATLMMKKRLLFLMVAFSLFILGLLFRVGWIQMVRGEELQEMAFQQQNSNREITPKRGTIYDRNGNKLAVSSSAERIAVNPQDLPKDKKEREFIAENLALILEMDKEDVLEKMNKNNRYQEIKRHVSKEVGNKVRQFRSENNIKGIYIDEDSKRVYPHNNLASHILGFVGYDNQGLDGIERVMDKYLKGVPGKILSEVDARGRQTPFYEEKRIEPQDGLDVVLTIDKDIQYIATRELERAIDDNKVLKGGIVIVMDPRNGDILAMVSKPDYNPNNPRACPPGEDPETWDGTTSEDIEKLQETVWRNRGLVDTYEPGSTFKAITVAAGLEEGIISLDDITNDSPIEVQGHTIRCWRTPPHGEQTLREAVYNSCNPSFVRIGEKLGISTFYEYVRSFGFYDKTGVPLPYEGESNIHKNPTLINMATTTFGQRFTITPVHLVNAYCAIANGGNLMRPRLVKELRDSEGNIVEKFEPEVIRQVISKETSSAMRELLEGVVSEGTGRNAYVRGYRVAGKTGTSETLEEGVYIASFAAFAPADNPVISVLVALNHPTGHSYYGGQIAAPVAGRIIEDTLDYLNIERRYTEKDEQMMAEEVFVPDIRDKTLNEAKLILREYGLDYRIEGDNSSGDIVVKEQTPKPGAVISKQSTVIVYTYKPETKKMVKVPDLTNKTVEEATRTLRDMGLNIKINGIGSAISQSVEPGEEVQEGEIIAVDFIILDTH; via the coding sequence GTGAATGGTGCTACATTAATGATGAAGAAGAGGCTATTATTTTTAATGGTAGCTTTTTCTCTTTTTATATTGGGGCTTTTATTTAGAGTGGGTTGGATTCAAATGGTTCGGGGGGAAGAACTTCAGGAAATGGCTTTCCAGCAGCAAAACAGCAATAGGGAAATAACCCCCAAAAGAGGGACTATTTATGATAGAAATGGCAATAAACTTGCAGTTAGTTCAAGTGCTGAAAGGATAGCTGTAAACCCCCAGGATTTGCCAAAAGATAAAAAAGAGCGGGAATTCATTGCAGAAAATCTTGCTTTGATTTTGGAAATGGATAAAGAAGATGTTTTAGAGAAGATGAATAAAAACAACAGATACCAGGAGATAAAAAGGCATGTCAGCAAAGAGGTTGGAAATAAAGTTAGGCAGTTTAGAAGTGAAAATAATATAAAAGGTATTTATATAGATGAAGATTCTAAAAGGGTTTATCCCCACAATAACCTGGCATCCCATATATTGGGTTTTGTAGGATATGACAACCAAGGACTTGACGGTATAGAAAGGGTAATGGATAAATACTTAAAAGGGGTACCGGGAAAGATACTAAGTGAAGTGGATGCCAGGGGAAGGCAGACACCTTTTTACGAGGAGAAGCGCATCGAACCTCAAGACGGTCTGGATGTGGTACTAACCATAGATAAAGACATACAGTATATTGCCACAAGGGAATTGGAAAGGGCAATAGATGATAATAAAGTGCTAAAGGGTGGTATAGTTATTGTAATGGACCCTAGAAACGGGGATATACTTGCTATGGTTTCAAAGCCGGACTATAACCCTAATAACCCCAGGGCGTGCCCGCCAGGTGAAGATCCGGAAACATGGGACGGAACCACCAGTGAAGATATTGAAAAACTTCAGGAGACTGTTTGGAGAAACAGGGGATTGGTTGACACTTATGAGCCGGGTTCCACATTTAAAGCAATTACAGTGGCAGCAGGTCTTGAAGAGGGGATTATAAGCCTTGATGATATTACAAATGATAGTCCTATTGAGGTGCAGGGACATACAATAAGGTGCTGGAGAACTCCCCCCCATGGGGAACAGACTTTAAGGGAAGCTGTGTATAACTCCTGCAACCCCTCCTTTGTAAGGATAGGGGAAAAGCTAGGTATTTCAACTTTTTATGAGTATGTAAGAAGCTTCGGGTTTTATGATAAGACAGGAGTTCCACTGCCCTACGAAGGGGAAAGTAATATTCATAAAAATCCTACTTTGATAAATATGGCAACTACAACCTTTGGTCAAAGATTTACAATAACACCTGTTCATTTGGTTAATGCATATTGTGCCATTGCCAATGGGGGAAATCTTATGAGACCAAGGCTTGTTAAAGAGCTGAGGGACAGTGAAGGGAATATAGTGGAAAAATTTGAGCCTGAAGTTATAAGACAGGTTATTTCCAAAGAAACTTCCAGTGCAATGAGGGAACTTTTAGAAGGTGTTGTTTCAGAAGGTACCGGAAGAAACGCCTATGTAAGGGGCTACAGGGTTGCCGGGAAAACAGGAACTTCAGAAACTCTTGAAGAAGGGGTTTATATAGCGTCCTTTGCAGCATTTGCACCGGCAGATAATCCGGTTATATCTGTTTTGGTTGCACTAAACCATCCTACAGGTCATTCCTATTATGGAGGTCAGATAGCTGCTCCTGTGGCAGGAAGAATTATAGAGGATACTTTGGACTACTTAAATATAGAGAGAAGATATACAGAAAAAGATGAGCAAATGATGGCAGAGGAAGTATTTGTACCGGACATCAGGGATAAAACTTTAAATGAAGCAAAGCTGATACTCAGGGAATATGGTTTAGATTACAGGATTGAAGGGGACAACAGCAGCGGAGACATTGTGGTAAAAGAGCAGACTCCAAAGCCTGGAGCTGTTATATCAAAGCAGTCAACGGTTATAGTTTATACTTACAAACCTGAAACCAAAAAAATGGTGAAGGTGCCTGACCTGACCAACAAAACTGTAGAAGAGGCCACAAGGACATTAAGAGATATGGGGCTTAATATAAAAATAAACGGAATTGGTTCTGCCATAAGCCAGAGTGTTGAACCTGGAGAAGAGGTACAGGAAGGTGAAATAATAGCAGTTGATTTCATAATTCTTGATACCCACTAA
- a CDS encoding cell division protein FtsL: MLDNKQYIHGTAARKLEYDVYKENKVLKSKKKQRNNNKVKIKYVLVLLFISTLAGFVAYRYAKITELNYIINQQIVEYNEIREENKNIELDIKNSIDLNNIREVAKTKLGMQEPDRHQITYISIPRDDSTVVLDDENQNKENPGVLDTLVGKIKSVSSFIH; this comes from the coding sequence ATGTTAGATAATAAACAGTATATACACGGAACAGCAGCAAGAAAGCTTGAATATGACGTTTACAAAGAAAATAAGGTGCTAAAATCCAAGAAAAAACAGAGGAACAATAATAAAGTAAAGATTAAGTATGTATTGGTTTTACTGTTTATATCCACTTTAGCGGGTTTTGTAGCTTACAGGTATGCTAAAATTACTGAATTAAATTATATTATAAATCAGCAAATTGTTGAATATAATGAAATTAGGGAAGAAAACAAGAACATAGAACTTGATATAAAAAACAGTATTGATTTAAACAATATAAGGGAAGTTGCAAAAACAAAGCTGGGAATGCAGGAGCCTGACAGGCATCAGATTACATATATAAGTATACCAAGGGATGACTCTACGGTGGTTTTAGATGATGAAAATCAAAATAAAGAAAATCCTGGAGTGCTGGACACCTTGGTGGGAAAAATAAAGAGTGTAAGCAGTTTTATACACTAA
- the rsmH gene encoding 16S rRNA (cytosine(1402)-N(4))-methyltransferase RsmH: MEFHHSPVLLKEVIEKLNIKPDGIYIDGTIGGAGHSLEIYKRLNSKGILIGLDQDEFAVKTSEIRLKSAGGQAGIILVNTNFKNIKDVCFENNIQGVDGILLDLGVSSHQLDEGERGFSYKKDAPLDMRMDRRGRLTAKILVNEYSKEQLSEIIQNYGEERWAKRIAEFIVDAREKKPIESTGELVDIIKAAIPKGARREGPHPAKRTFQALRIAVNDELGVLEKAVSDGIELLKPGGRFCIISFHSLEDRIVKNTFYNRAKPCTCPPEFPVCICGKKPLVKIIGKKTIIPSKEEIEKNPRARSSKLRVVEKI; encoded by the coding sequence ATGGAGTTTCATCACAGCCCTGTATTGCTGAAAGAAGTTATAGAAAAACTTAATATTAAGCCTGACGGGATTTATATAGATGGGACTATAGGGGGTGCGGGACACTCTTTAGAGATATATAAGAGGCTAAATAGCAAGGGAATTTTAATTGGGTTAGACCAGGATGAATTTGCTGTAAAAACTTCTGAAATAAGGCTTAAAAGTGCAGGTGGACAGGCAGGAATTATACTTGTAAATACAAATTTTAAAAATATAAAAGATGTTTGCTTTGAAAACAACATTCAAGGTGTGGACGGGATACTTCTAGACCTTGGGGTCTCCTCCCATCAATTGGATGAGGGGGAAAGGGGATTTAGTTATAAAAAAGATGCCCCTTTGGATATGAGGATGGACAGAAGGGGAAGGCTGACAGCAAAGATATTGGTAAATGAGTACAGCAAAGAGCAGCTAAGTGAAATAATACAAAATTACGGCGAAGAAAGATGGGCTAAAAGAATTGCAGAATTTATTGTTGATGCAAGGGAAAAGAAGCCAATTGAAAGTACAGGCGAGCTGGTAGATATTATTAAGGCTGCAATACCAAAAGGGGCAAGGAGGGAAGGACCCCACCCTGCAAAGCGCACTTTCCAGGCTTTAAGAATAGCAGTAAATGATGAATTAGGAGTACTTGAAAAGGCAGTTAGTGATGGAATAGAACTATTAAAGCCGGGGGGAAGATTTTGCATTATATCCTTCCATTCACTAGAGGACAGGATAGTTAAAAACACTTTTTATAACAGAGCAAAACCATGTACATGCCCTCCGGAATTTCCGGTATGTATATGCGGGAAAAAGCCTTTGGTAAAAATTATAGGGAAAAAGACCATCATACCATCAAAGGAGGAGATTGAGAAAAACCCAAGGGCAAGAAGTTCAAAATTGAGAGTGGTTGAAAAAATATAG
- the mraZ gene encoding division/cell wall cluster transcriptional repressor MraZ translates to MFYGEYQHSVDAKGRVIIPSKFRDGLGESFILTKGLDNCLFAYSSKEWGELEAKLRSLPFTDKDVRAFVRFFFAGATECELDKQGRILIPNNLRQHAKLEKDVYIIGVSTRVEIWDKAEWERYCGDDNISPESIAEKMSMLGI, encoded by the coding sequence TTGTTTTATGGTGAATACCAACACTCAGTTGACGCAAAAGGCCGGGTTATCATACCATCTAAGTTTAGGGACGGACTTGGGGAAAGTTTTATTCTAACCAAAGGTCTTGATAACTGTTTGTTTGCGTATTCATCAAAAGAGTGGGGAGAACTTGAAGCAAAACTAAGATCACTTCCTTTCACCGATAAAGATGTAAGAGCTTTTGTAAGATTCTTTTTTGCAGGAGCTACTGAATGTGAATTGGATAAACAGGGTAGAATACTAATACCTAACAATTTAAGGCAGCATGCAAAATTGGAAAAGGATGTATATATAATAGGAGTGTCCACCAGGGTTGAAATATGGGACAAGGCTGAATGGGAGAGATACTGTGGAGATGACAATATTAGTCCTGAAAGCATTGCAGAAAAAATGTCTATGCTGGGAATTTAA
- a CDS encoding Spo0E family sporulation regulatory protein-aspartic acid phosphatase, which translates to MVQSEIRLLQDKLNSMIDCEDDYAKIYEMSVQLDLLIAKYYDEQLGGRHKISGAGCKNKN; encoded by the coding sequence ATGGTCCAAAGTGAGATTAGACTGCTGCAGGATAAGTTAAACAGCATGATTGACTGTGAAGACGATTATGCAAAGATATATGAAATGAGTGTGCAATTGGATTTACTCATTGCAAAGTATTATGATGAACAGCTAGGCGGCAGACACAAAATATCAGGTGCCGGCTGTAAAAACAAAAACTAA